The sequence TTAATCCTCGTCCTTCAACACCAACTGCCTCAAGTAATAGTCCGGTTTGTGATGGTTCAACCATTCAGTTAAGCACCCCAACTGTTGCCGGAGCCAGCTATTATTGGACCGGACCAAGTGGGTTTTCTTCAACTGATCAGAATCCTGTATTGACTGCTAATTTCTACAGCAATTCCGGAACATACTCGGTAACCATAACTGTTGATGGATGTACCAGCGAAGCAGTTACAACGGAGGTAGTAATTGATCCAATTTCTGTAGGGGGATGGATTTCTTTTGTAAACCCAATTTGTGAAGGAGATGCAGCTACATTAATTTTGAACGGAAATACAGGTGATGTAACTGGTTGGCAACGACGCCTGAATTCCGGGACATGGGAGGATGTTGCAGGAACTTCAACAACTTTAACCGACACTCCACCTTCCGGAGGAGACTGGGAATATCGTGCTGTTGTGCAAAGTGGAACATGTACTGAAGCCTATTCTTCAACACAAACGGTAACAGTAAATCCCGAACTGACGATAACTTTAGGATCTGATCCGGAAATTTGTCAGAATACAACAACTACATCGCTTTCCTATTCTGAAATCACAGGATCTCCTGACGGATGGCGTTTAGAATTTGATGCGACTGCTGTTGCTGCCAAATTTTCTTCTCCGCAAAGCAGTTCTCTGGCTGCGGCACCGGGAACAATTCCTATTAACGTGCCATTTGATGTTGCTGCAGGAGTTTACAATGGTGTTTTAACGGTGTTTACAAATTATCCTGCCTGTTCAAGTATTGATTATCCGGTAACAATAACAGTTACCGAGAGTGTCCCTGCATCTGTTGTTATTGCAGGCAACAATGAGGTGTGTGCCGGCACCGAAGTTACTTATACGGCCACACCTACAAATGGTGGTACTTCGCCGTCCTTCCAGTGGAAAGTAAACGGAATTAATGATGGAACAGACAGCGATAGTTTCACTTACACTCCTATAGACGGAGATGTTATTTCTTGTGAAATGACATCAAGTTCAACATGTGCAAGTGGAAGTCCTGCGACATCAAACTCGATTGTAATGACGATTAATCCTTTGCCAAGTGCAACGATTACCCTTGACAACGGGCCGGTGTGTGAAGGAGATGATGTAGAGTTTACAATTACGGGGACGAGCGGTGCAACACTTATCTACAATTTAAACGGCGCAACAAATGTCACGATTTCTTTAAGTGGAGGAAGCAATTTTATAACAGTAAACAGTGCAACCGAAAACCAAACATTAAACCTGATTTCTGTTGATAATGGTTCCTGTACTAATATTTTAACTGAAACAAAAACAGTAGTGGTAAATCCTTTACCGGCTACAGGCGATATAATACCAGATTAAATCAAAAACAAAAAGATAAAAAAGATGAAAAAGAAATTAACTTATTTAATCGCAACTACCGCATTAATGATTTTGAGTGCAGCAGCAATGGCACAAGGAGGTTTGGCTCCTTTTGTCGGATCTACACACGTTTATACAGTTGCTGCTGAAGATGCTACGAATAATACATTGGCATGGACAGTTACCGGAGGAACTGCCGGAACTGATTTCACTGTTAATTCGGGTGCTGCAACCGAGGAGGTTGAAATTACATGGTTAACAGAAGGTACTTATACAGTATCGTTTTCAGAAACTGCCGATGGAACAGGCTGTATTACAACCAAAGAAGCTAGCGTTGTGGTAGGAGAAAATACATTTGATGTTTCTACCACCAATCCGACAGAAACTTGTAATGCTGCCGACGGACAAGTGAATTATGCTGGAAGCAATTCAACAACTTCTATCACGTTCACAGTTGACATGGCTACCGGTAATGCCGGCTTTAATCCAAACTGGGAAATCACTTTTACTCTTTCTCCCGGAACCGGAGCTACTATTGCCAATGTTGCTGCTTCAGAAGGAACATTGTCGGGAAGCGGACCTTATACAATTACCGGAATTACCAGTGCATCAGGTACCGGAATGGTTGATATCACAATGGATGTAACGGGTGATATTTACACCGTGCTGGATGTTGATCTTAACATTACTTCAGCAACTGAACTGACATATAACACTTCTGACGTAGACAGTAATGACTGGACGGCTACACAAATCATTAACGCAATACCTAATACTTCAGGTATTACAACAGATTAAAAATTTAAATCACAAAATAGAAATTTATCATTATGAAAAAATTAGTCTTTCTTTTAACAGCGGTTGTTATGACCGCATTTAGCACGAGTGTTTTTGCACAAAGTACAGGAGAGAACCCTGCCCCAGGTGCTACACATAGTTATTTTATTACACCCGGTGACGCCGGGAATGACATTTCCTGGTCGATCGTAAAAGATGATTTGTCTGCATCAGATGCCGGGATAATTTCAGTAATTGAATCCGATTCGATTAGTATTGCCTGGGCAGACACTGTTACTGTTGGCGACTGGTATTATGTGCAGGTTATTGAAACAGATGGAACCTGCTCTAATACAAAGATCTTGCCTGTTCAGATTGTTGAAAGTGACTTTACTCTAACGCTTGCAGCAACTGCAGCAACTGCTTGTTACGATAATGCTGTATCGGTTTCAATTGTAAGTAATGCACCGGTTTATGATCATGGAACAGCAACATTAGAATTTACGGTAACTCCTGATAACCTGTCATCATCTTACGACGGTTATCAGTTCGATTTAAGCATGACAATTCCAACTGGTTTCTCTTCAACGCCAACATTTACATCGGGCAATGCCTCATGGGACGGAACAACAGTTACTGTAACTGATAATAATGCAGTAACAATTAGCTACGAAGTTGAAAATGGCAATTCTTACGACAATGGTTCGGCGGCTGATGCACAAGACTTCACGGCAACTGCAGAGATTTCAAACGGAAAATCGGCAAACGGCGTATCTGAAAACAATACTGATGATGATAATTCGGATTCAACAGCTGTTGCAAGACCAAATACAAGCGGAATCGGTACCAATTAAGCTATTTAGTTGATGTTTAAGGCATTTTTCATAATGATATTAACCCTGCTGGCTGCCCTGAATGGGGCAGCCCAGCAGGATATTGTCGTGTATGAAGGTGCCGTAACAACACACGATGTTGTAAATCATTCAGGAAGTGAATATAATTGGGAAATTTATAAAAATCTCAACCCCGATATTCTTGCCGACCCGACAGAGTGTTACATTACCAATGCCAATAATTTAAATGTGGCAACAGTGCGCTGGTTGCAGGCCGGAATTTATTATTTGACAGTACTTGAAACTGATATTTCAGGATGTTCTAACCTGAAAGCACTGGCAGTTTCCGTTTTACCAAACAACCGTTCTATCAGTTTTCTACAACATTCAAGTAATGCGTGTTTTAACACAATCAGCAATCAGTTTAATCTTTCGCTTATTATTAACGGCGTGGGAGGAGAGCCTCTGGTAGAAAACCTTTATCCGATAAATGTTAGATTTTTGGTTAATGAAAATGAATATACACAGCAGGTTCCTTTCGAAAATCAGACCTTAAGTATTTCATCCGAGATGCTCACAATTAATCCTGATATCGACAATATTATTGAGGTTGAAATAATTGAAGCTGTTGATAATGATAATAATATTATCGAGCCCCCCTCGCAAAACAGTCACACAAGAACTATTTACGCAAAACCACGTTTAGCCTTCGATATTACTGAGATAAAGTTGCAACAGAATTCAGTTTATGAACACCAGGTGAGCATGGTAAGTGGTAATAACCAGAATGCACAATATTTCTGGTTTGTAGAACCTGCCGACGGAACTTCAACGGATTTGGAAATGATCACCGATAGTGTAGCAAGCATCCTTTGGGATGGGAATACGGGTGATTACCAGGTAAATGTATATGCAATTGATGGAAACGGATGTATGAGTGACACCGTTCAGCAAAGAATTGGTATTATAAAAACGGGTGGCGACCTTGTGGTTTCTGCCGGTAAGGATACAATTATTGGAAGCTGTGTTCCATACATTTTACAGGCATGGGTTTCTGATACAACCGGATTGTCCTACCAATGGAATCCTTCAGATAATCTTGATGACCCAAGTCGCTTAAATCCGGTCTTTACTCCCGGAGAAACCACCGAATTTAATTTAACCGTTCGCGATGCAGAAGGCGTTGTGGGAAGAGATACAGTTGAAATATTTGTTTCTGCGCTATTGGCCAATGCCGGAGAAGATTTTATGCTTGAAGACCAAACAACCGCACTTTTAAACGGGATGGGCAGTGTTGGTGAGCAAATAGAATTCTACTGGACAACCGATAACGGGGCTTTTGTTGGAGGACAGAATACCGCTACTCCTGAAATTAGTTCTGCCGGAACGTATTATTTAGAGGTGACCGATATTTTTGGTTGCAGTTCTTTAGATTCAGTAGTGGTTAGCCGCTTTATTTCTGCTCCAATTGCACGCGACGTTTACGATACTACTGAATATCAGGAATCGGTAACAATTGATATTTTGGCCAACGACGAAGATCCTCAGGGAGAACTTGACCCCTTATCGTTACAAATTTTACAATACCCTGTTAATGGTTCGGTTAGCGCTAATGCCGATGCAACTGTAATATACACACCAAACGATGGATTTTTGGGTGGCGATGTTTTTGAATACAGCATTTGCAACTATTTCGGGAAATGCGATAATGCGCATGTTTACGTATATGTAATGACGCTTGATTTCTTTATCCCCGAAGCATTTACACCGAATGGCGATAACGTAAACGACTATTTCGAGATTAAGGGAATTGAATTATTTGAACAAAATTCGATTACCATAATTAATCGCTGGGGAAAAACAGTATACAAAGCTCAGCGCTATGGTATATCAACTACACCACAGTTTTGGGATGGAAAATCAAATCAGGGAGGCGGCAACAGCGACCTGCCTACCGGAACATATTTCTATGTATTGGATTTAGGAAACGGAGAACAACCAATTGCCGGCTCGGTATATATCGACAGATAAATGGGAAGATTAAAAAAAATAACAGCATTTTTGATTATTACCGTTGTAGTTTTACTGCAAGGAAAATACGTAAGTGCCCAACAAGATCCTATGTATACACAATACATGGACAATCTCCAGGTAATAAATCCCGGATATGCCGGTTCTGCGGGCGTTGGAAATGTATTGATGGTTGCACGCACACAATGGGTGGAATTCGACGGTGCTCCGGCAACACGATCGTTTACCTATAATATTGGAGAGGATGGTAAAAATATTGGTATTGGTTTCTCATTAATGTCCGACAAAATTGGGCCCCTAAAACAAACCGGATTTTATGCTGATTATTCCTACTTTATAAGGGTTTCGGAAAAGTTTAAGTTGGGTTTAGGACTTAAAGGTGGCGTAAGTTTTTACAGGGCTAACCTTGTTGCACTCGAAACTGTTGATTCCGACCCGGTATTTAGTCGCGATATTTACGAAAACTTTCTGCCCAATGTAGGTGTAGGAATGTTTTTATTTTCAGAAAACACCTATTTCGGATTATCGGCACCAAAACTTATTGAAAATACAATTACACACGAAGATGTTACCACCGACTATGTTAATAAACAACAAATGCACATATATTTTGTAGCCGGACACCGAGTTGATTTCAGCGAAGATTTTCAGCTAAAAACCAATGCAATGATACGTCAGGTTAGTGGCGCTCCAGTATCGTTTGACATGACGGTGATGGGTGGTTTTAGAGATAAATTCTGGGTGGGTGCCATGTATCGTTTTGATGCAGCTTACGGAATAATTGCTCAGTTTAAACCTACAGCTAAAATGACTATTGGTTATTCGTATGATATCACAATTTCGGAATTAAGCGCTTTTAACGCCGGAACACACGAAATTATGTTCAGCTACGATCTCGACCTCTTTAACCGTAAAAGCGAGGAAATGGCTGAAAAGTAGTTCACGTGCTTTTGCCAATCAAAAAAAATACTTCCAAAAATGTATGCTGTCGCACCTGAAAGGGAGCATTTTCTTCCCAAAGTACCACCTATCGCATGCTACTAAGTGTGTTTGTGCAAAAAAGTAGCCCCTATCGCATGCGAAAGGCAGTGTTTTTTAGCGAAAGTGCTACCTGTCGCATACGAAAGGCAATGGATTTTCACAAAAATGCCCTCTTTCGCATGCGATAGTTACCATTTTATACGAAAACTGCACCTTATCGCACCAGAAGAAACCAAAATTGAAAAAGTATTGATAATAAAAAAAGCCGGGTATTACCCCGGCATTTGAATAGTATCTTTTCTTACTTTTATTTCACTAAAATCTTTTGTGTGGTACTGTTTCCGGCTTGTATAACCCGGATTAAATACACACCAGGAATATAATTCTGTACATCAATTTCAATCTTATTTTCACGCAAATCAACACTTTGGTATTGCAGTGTGCCGGCAATTGAATATACCTGAACAGCAGAAATTGTTTTGGCAGATGATATCGTTAACCGGTTTGATACCGGGTTCGGATAAATCTGCAAATCACTCGTTGTGTTTTCAATTTCATCTATATCGGTAATTACACTTGGCTCTTCAAACTGCTGTGTTGAATAGAGGCGGTATTCGCCAGGAGCAAATGTAAATGTTTGGCTTGTACTCGTTACTTCAATAGAATCGCCACTAAAAAACTCATAGTACTTTCCTGTTTCCGGGAAGTTGATGTTTATCTCATTTTCAACCACACCAAAGTTACCCAGGGCAATGGCATGGTTGCCGGCATTACCCGAGACAAACCATTTTGTTGCGCCCGAAAGATTATGGGTAAAAGTTTCCGGTGTAAACTCATCGTACTTTTGTTTCAACTCGTTAAGTTTTGCCATCACCTGAAACAAGTCTGTACGGTCGGTATTGTTCAGGTATTGCCAGTACGGTGGTTTTTCCGCCAGGCGGCAGTCGTTACTTATCGATCCGTCGGTACAACGGTTTATCGATTGGTCGTAACCTCGTTCGCCAAATTGCCAGATCATTTTGGGGCCGGGTAGCAACAAATGAAACAGTGCATTCAATTCAATTCGCTGCAATGCAGTTGTTTGGTTTTTTATGTTGTAATCGCCGCTCGATAGGCCCGAGTTTTTTATCGTGTACATAATCCGCTCTTCATCGTGGCTTTCAGGATACGAAACCAGGTTGGGTTGGTCCCAGCCTCTTTCCGAGTACAATGCCCAACTAAGGTCGGAGCTTCCCGTTTGCCCTGCGGCGGCATTCAGGTAGCTGCCATGCATATTTCCCCAAAGCAGAATACCGTGGTTGGCCAGTTCTGTTTCTTCCGAGTTTTCAGCAAGGTGCTCAAAAATTACCAATGCATCCGGATTTCGTTTCCAAATTTCGTCGCTCATTCGTTTAAGATTGGCAATACGATCGGCATCGTAATCGCTGCCCCAGCTTGATGGTCCGTAAGGTGTATTCGAGAAACCTTTTGTAAAATCGAAACGGAAACCATCAACTTTATATTCATTCATCCAGAAAGCCGACACACTGTCAACCAATTCGCGTGTTGCTGCACTTTCGTGGTTAAAATCGTACCCCCATTGCGCACTTGTATTCTGGAAGTTGCTAACCTCGTTATACCATGGATTATCGGCAGCAGGTCGGTTGTTCGCACTGTTCCAATACATTTGCACAAACGGACTTTGACCATAACTGTGGTTTAAAACCATGTCTATTACCACTGCAATACCTCGTTGGTGGCACTCGTCAATCAGTTCTTTTAATTTTTCTTTTGGCCCGTAATATTTATCGGGTGCAAAGTAAAACGACGGATTATATCCCCAGCTGCTGTTTCCTTCAAATTCGTTCACCGGCATCAATTCCAGCACATTTATGCGCAGGTCTTCAAGGTAATCCAGTTGATCGATTACAGCCTGGTAGGTGTGTTCAGTCATAAAATCGCGGACAAGTAGCTCGTAAATTACCAGCTTCTCTTTCTCTGGAATATCAAAATTCTCAACTTGCCAATTGTATTCCGATTGTGCTGTTTGCAAAACAGAAACAATGCCTTCGGTTTTACCTTCAGGATAAGCTTTCAGGTTGGGGTAAGTAGCTTCATCAATGTAGCTGTCGCTCCAGGGATCTAATATTTTTTCGGTGTAGGGGTCGGCAATTCTAATATTTCCGTC comes from uncultured Draconibacterium sp. and encodes:
- a CDS encoding gliding motility-associated C-terminal domain-containing protein — translated: MFKAFFIMILTLLAALNGAAQQDIVVYEGAVTTHDVVNHSGSEYNWEIYKNLNPDILADPTECYITNANNLNVATVRWLQAGIYYLTVLETDISGCSNLKALAVSVLPNNRSISFLQHSSNACFNTISNQFNLSLIINGVGGEPLVENLYPINVRFLVNENEYTQQVPFENQTLSISSEMLTINPDIDNIIEVEIIEAVDNDNNIIEPPSQNSHTRTIYAKPRLAFDITEIKLQQNSVYEHQVSMVSGNNQNAQYFWFVEPADGTSTDLEMITDSVASILWDGNTGDYQVNVYAIDGNGCMSDTVQQRIGIIKTGGDLVVSAGKDTIIGSCVPYILQAWVSDTTGLSYQWNPSDNLDDPSRLNPVFTPGETTEFNLTVRDAEGVVGRDTVEIFVSALLANAGEDFMLEDQTTALLNGMGSVGEQIEFYWTTDNGAFVGGQNTATPEISSAGTYYLEVTDIFGCSSLDSVVVSRFISAPIARDVYDTTEYQESVTIDILANDEDPQGELDPLSLQILQYPVNGSVSANADATVIYTPNDGFLGGDVFEYSICNYFGKCDNAHVYVYVMTLDFFIPEAFTPNGDNVNDYFEIKGIELFEQNSITIINRWGKTVYKAQRYGISTTPQFWDGKSNQGGGNSDLPTGTYFYVLDLGNGEQPIAGSVYIDR
- a CDS encoding type IX secretion system membrane protein PorP/SprF; translation: MGRLKKITAFLIITVVVLLQGKYVSAQQDPMYTQYMDNLQVINPGYAGSAGVGNVLMVARTQWVEFDGAPATRSFTYNIGEDGKNIGIGFSLMSDKIGPLKQTGFYADYSYFIRVSEKFKLGLGLKGGVSFYRANLVALETVDSDPVFSRDIYENFLPNVGVGMFLFSENTYFGLSAPKLIENTITHEDVTTDYVNKQQMHIYFVAGHRVDFSEDFQLKTNAMIRQVSGAPVSFDMTVMGGFRDKFWVGAMYRFDAAYGIIAQFKPTAKMTIGYSYDITISELSAFNAGTHEIMFSYDLDLFNRKSEEMAEK
- a CDS encoding alpha-amylase family glycosyl hydrolase, whose protein sequence is MLKPFIFLISLVCFAQISLAQITTDPELPVASKAVTITFNSAEASGLGYYTGDLYAHTGVTIDDNRWQYVIESWGNNETQPQLTYVGDGIYELEITPDINTFYNVETGDNVTELCFVFRTADASNQTADLFVSVYNEGLAVTLNEPNNNDIFTINEEVTVSATASEEAALKLYLGETLLNETTGTNLATTHTFTESGTYLLIAEATTDTTVRDSAEIIIRGEVIEEPKPAVYKKGINYTSETSAALVLWAPLKESVYVTGDFNNWQLSNDFLMKKDGDYFWLELDGLEAGKEYAYQYLIDGNIRIADPYTEKILDPWSDSYIDEATYPNLKAYPEGKTEGIVSVLQTAQSEYNWQVENFDIPEKEKLVIYELLVRDFMTEHTYQAVIDQLDYLEDLRINVLELMPVNEFEGNSSWGYNPSFYFAPDKYYGPKEKLKELIDECHQRGIAVVIDMVLNHSYGQSPFVQMYWNSANNRPAADNPWYNEVSNFQNTSAQWGYDFNHESAATRELVDSVSAFWMNEYKVDGFRFDFTKGFSNTPYGPSSWGSDYDADRIANLKRMSDEIWKRNPDALVIFEHLAENSEETELANHGILLWGNMHGSYLNAAAGQTGSSDLSWALYSERGWDQPNLVSYPESHDEERIMYTIKNSGLSSGDYNIKNQTTALQRIELNALFHLLLPGPKMIWQFGERGYDQSINRCTDGSISNDCRLAEKPPYWQYLNNTDRTDLFQVMAKLNELKQKYDEFTPETFTHNLSGATKWFVSGNAGNHAIALGNFGVVENEININFPETGKYYEFFSGDSIEVTSTSQTFTFAPGEYRLYSTQQFEEPSVITDIDEIENTTSDLQIYPNPVSNRLTISSAKTISAVQVYSIAGTLQYQSVDLRENKIEIDVQNYIPGVYLIRVIQAGNSTTQKILVK